In Dasania marina DSM 21967, one genomic interval encodes:
- a CDS encoding YbgA family protein yields MKSSDIITATTIDNKPYTEPDAAQINVGLSACLAGQEVRYNGGHTQSRLCLKLLRKYFTFKTFCPEVAAGFGIPRPTMRLIGDPNKPTLTFSNDESSDLTAQLERGYTDKLSEFSDLDGYILMKNSPSCGLERVKVYQANGHPHQIRVQGLFAAALQQRYPLLPIEEEGRLHDPQLFENFVLRVYAYRSFKSEVVATPLMRNLLAFHSQYKYILMAHNQTAYKELGRMLGQANKNISEDFVGEYFELFMRALENPANRKNHTNTLMHMLGYLRKKIPSAARQGIAAVIHKYHKGQLPLITPLTLLNHYIEQYGSDYIRSQRYLKPYPESLGLANRL; encoded by the coding sequence ATGAAAAGTTCAGATATTATTACGGCGACGACTATTGATAATAAACCTTATACCGAGCCTGATGCTGCTCAGATTAATGTGGGGTTAAGTGCTTGTCTTGCTGGGCAAGAAGTTAGATATAACGGTGGCCATACCCAGTCTCGGTTATGTTTAAAACTATTGCGTAAGTACTTCACCTTTAAGACATTTTGTCCCGAAGTCGCAGCGGGTTTTGGTATTCCTAGGCCTACGATGAGGCTTATAGGTGACCCGAATAAGCCTACACTCACCTTTAGTAATGATGAGAGCAGTGATTTAACAGCGCAGCTTGAGCGCGGTTACACAGATAAATTATCAGAATTTAGTGATTTAGATGGCTATATCTTAATGAAAAACTCACCTAGCTGTGGCCTTGAGCGAGTGAAGGTCTATCAAGCTAACGGTCACCCTCATCAAATTCGCGTGCAAGGACTGTTTGCTGCGGCACTACAGCAGCGCTATCCTCTTTTGCCTATCGAAGAAGAAGGGCGGCTGCATGATCCGCAGCTATTTGAAAATTTTGTGCTGCGGGTTTACGCCTACCGCAGCTTTAAGTCCGAGGTGGTGGCTACACCACTTATGCGTAATCTGTTGGCTTTTCATAGCCAGTACAAATATATTTTGATGGCTCATAATCAAACTGCCTACAAAGAACTGGGTCGTATGTTGGGGCAGGCCAATAAAAACATATCTGAAGATTTTGTCGGCGAATATTTTGAGTTGTTTATGAGGGCACTTGAAAATCCTGCCAATAGAAAAAATCACACCAATACCCTAATGCATATGCTGGGTTACCTTCGCAAAAAAATTCCGTCTGCAGCCCGACAAGGCATAGCGGCTGTGATTCATAAATATCATAAAGGCCAACTGCCATTGATAACACCGCTTACTTTACTCAATCACTATATTGAACAATATGGCTCAGACTATATACGTAGCCAGCGTTATCTTAAGCCTTATCCTGAGTCTTTGGGTTTGGCCAATCGTTTGTGA
- a CDS encoding MerR family transcriptional regulator — translation MPEKDAIDESGRFPIRELSARTQVNTVTIRAWERRYGLLTPQRTAKGHRLYSETDVVTIEKILSLAARGVPLRKVKSLLNDQDTHTENSDTDSWPQHINALEEAIKSYSSGKIEHLINEFFLNYPPSLCRKKLIEPTLSALTSRQSKAAYLFAESALIRYTLFRLDSNASKDKRSALTLICGDNTPLWRLCLMAMELADANYKTQIMCRPFDVADCIELSSKLNHNTTIFYQDGIWKADEARMISAAMATNKSLLLCGTAAILSDIKDDARVFADLNQCIDFLINKQAEK, via the coding sequence ATGCCAGAAAAAGACGCCATTGATGAATCAGGTAGATTCCCTATTCGCGAGCTGAGCGCACGCACACAAGTAAACACCGTCACGATTAGAGCTTGGGAAAGGCGTTATGGGCTGCTAACCCCTCAAAGAACAGCTAAAGGACACCGCCTCTATTCTGAAACCGATGTCGTAACCATAGAAAAAATTCTATCTCTAGCGGCTAGAGGTGTACCTTTAAGAAAAGTAAAATCTTTACTGAATGACCAAGATACACACACTGAAAACAGCGACACTGATAGCTGGCCCCAACACATCAATGCGCTAGAGGAGGCAATAAAATCTTATTCATCAGGAAAAATTGAACATTTAATCAACGAGTTTTTTTTAAACTACCCACCAAGCCTGTGTCGAAAAAAACTTATCGAACCGACGTTAAGTGCACTTACAAGCAGGCAAAGTAAAGCCGCCTACTTATTTGCCGAAAGCGCCTTAATTCGTTACACCCTTTTTAGACTAGATTCAAATGCATCTAAAGATAAACGGTCAGCGCTGACCTTGATTTGCGGCGATAATACGCCCCTATGGCGCTTATGCTTAATGGCAATGGAGCTAGCAGATGCGAATTATAAAACGCAGATAATGTGCAGGCCTTTTGATGTGGCAGACTGCATAGAATTGTCATCCAAGCTTAATCACAACACTACGATATTTTATCAAGATGGTATCTGGAAAGCGGACGAAGCACGTATGATCTCAGCAGCTATGGCAACAAACAAAAGCTTGCTACTGTGCGGCACTGCTGCCATTTTGTCTGATATCAAAGACGACGCCAGAGTTTTTGCGGATTTAAACCAATGCATAGACTTTCTGATAAATAAACAGGCTGAAAAATAA
- a CDS encoding lipocalin family protein, which translates to MRYLLFTAALTLLSGCIGIPEGITPVNNFDINRYTGKWYEIARLDHSFERNMQSVSAEYSVHSDGGITVINRGLKKENNQWKTAEGKAYFVRDNSTAHLKVSFFGPFYGSYIVFELDEEYQHAFITSTNRSYLWLLSRSPTISLDLKNHFIDKITRLGFEAKNIIFVNQDMNNMKVENNE; encoded by the coding sequence ATGCGCTATTTATTATTTACCGCAGCCTTAACCTTACTTTCAGGCTGCATTGGTATTCCTGAAGGCATTACCCCTGTTAACAACTTCGACATTAATCGCTATACCGGGAAATGGTATGAAATCGCCAGGCTAGATCATTCATTTGAGCGCAACATGCAATCGGTTAGCGCTGAATATTCAGTGCATAGTGATGGCGGCATTACGGTGATTAACCGTGGATTAAAAAAAGAAAATAATCAATGGAAAACAGCCGAAGGCAAAGCCTATTTTGTGAGAGATAACAGCACCGCTCATTTAAAAGTATCTTTTTTTGGCCCATTTTACGGTTCATATATAGTGTTTGAATTGGATGAGGAATACCAGCATGCATTTATCACCAGCACTAACAGGTCTTACCTATGGCTGCTTTCAAGATCACCCACCATCAGCCTCGACTTGAAAAACCACTTTATTGATAAAATTACACGCCTTGGATTTGAAGCGAAAAATATTATTTTCGTTAATCAGGATATGAATAACATGAAGGTGGAAAATAATGAATAG
- a CDS encoding diguanylate cyclase domain-containing protein yields the protein MKVKHYWASVLLLLAGLLATYTLVQYSNNRDLNRVSQSVAVDIELYGGYLTAETQRALTLLHTLASFFSVSEVDHATFDLVGADALANYKHLQSLFWIPKVLAEDREGYERIAQNIYPGYEFKIRDENGVLVTEQAQDYYYPIYYQNSRNSRAGLGLNLAEGLLGRELDRIRDQGPSTFSVDIKPIFGDPLYGEEDAKNYLMIMMPVYTGSPTNIEAYHRAFKGFLIGAIRIDSLIFDYLNFERYTQLEISVSDITSPERTVYIALNEPEKGGNLLEEYSARIETVIAGDRRWLIEGMPTDKYIGLVSTGQGSYIAFIGMMITLAISFYIYLLRVRAEHVEDEVKARTRELSFVNRKLEHLTRTDALTQLANRRYFDEYLEKEWLRGRRDKTVLSLIICDVDYFKKYNDSYGHIAGDKCLQQIAIALKSAFSRSVDLVARYGGEEFAVILPGSVVEDAGVMERAAKSIAELQIAHSQSTVSEYVTMSFGACVVKPNNDIEIVEFIKRADQALYRAKEEGRNCGRVVDLVDENKE from the coding sequence ATGAAAGTAAAACATTACTGGGCTTCTGTGCTGTTATTACTGGCAGGGTTGCTAGCTACCTATACTTTGGTGCAATACTCTAACAATAGAGACCTCAACCGGGTTAGCCAAAGTGTAGCGGTAGATATAGAGCTCTATGGCGGCTATCTTACGGCTGAGACTCAGCGCGCATTAACTTTACTACATACCTTGGCGAGTTTTTTCAGCGTTAGTGAGGTTGATCATGCTACCTTTGACTTGGTGGGCGCGGATGCCTTAGCTAATTATAAACATTTACAATCTCTATTTTGGATACCTAAAGTTTTAGCTGAAGATCGCGAGGGCTATGAGCGCATAGCCCAAAATATCTATCCCGGTTACGAATTTAAAATACGCGATGAAAACGGTGTATTAGTCACCGAACAAGCGCAGGATTACTATTACCCCATCTATTATCAAAACTCGCGCAATAGCCGCGCAGGCTTGGGGTTGAATTTAGCCGAAGGGTTGTTGGGGCGTGAGTTAGATCGTATCCGTGATCAAGGCCCAAGCACTTTTAGTGTCGACATAAAACCAATTTTTGGTGACCCCTTATACGGTGAGGAAGATGCCAAAAACTATCTCATGATAATGATGCCGGTTTATACTGGCAGCCCTACTAACATAGAAGCCTATCATCGCGCATTTAAAGGGTTTTTAATTGGCGCGATACGTATAGATTCGTTGATTTTTGATTACTTAAATTTTGAACGTTATACGCAATTAGAGATTAGTGTTTCCGATATTACCTCACCGGAACGCACCGTTTACATCGCCTTAAATGAGCCGGAAAAAGGTGGTAACTTATTAGAGGAATACAGTGCCCGTATAGAAACCGTTATAGCAGGTGATCGCCGCTGGTTAATAGAAGGCATGCCTACAGATAAATATATAGGCTTGGTGAGTACCGGGCAGGGTAGTTATATTGCTTTTATAGGCATGATGATAACCTTAGCAATAAGCTTTTATATTTATTTACTTCGGGTAAGGGCTGAGCATGTAGAGGATGAGGTTAAAGCTCGCACGCGTGAACTCAGTTTTGTTAATCGCAAGCTAGAGCATCTTACCCGTACCGATGCATTAACTCAGCTGGCTAATAGGCGTTACTTTGATGAATATTTAGAAAAAGAATGGCTTAGAGGGCGTCGCGATAAAACTGTGCTGTCTTTAATTATCTGTGATGTCGATTACTTTAAAAAATATAATGATAGCTACGGCCATATCGCAGGCGATAAATGCTTGCAGCAAATTGCCATTGCCTTAAAAAGCGCATTCTCCCGCTCGGTGGACTTGGTTGCCCGTTACGGTGGGGAAGAGTTTGCTGTGATATTACCCGGCAGTGTGGTTGAAGATGCAGGCGTGATGGAGCGGGCTGCAAAATCCATAGCCGAATTACAGATAGCGCACAGCCAATCCACTGTGTCTGAATATGTCACCATGAGCTTCGGCGCCTGTGTAGTGAAACCCAACAACGATATAGAAATAGTTGAATTTATTAAACGCGCTGATCAGGCGTTATATCGCGCTAAAGAAGAGGGGCGCAACTGCGGTCGCGTGGTTGATTTAGTTGATGAGAACAAAGAGTAA
- a CDS encoding YfaZ family outer membrane protein, with the protein MIIKNLLKSVVLCSACISYNAIADNFNLSISDESFGIGASFDPVGENSSVDINLLHDDDFDLLRLGFYVDVIADQSDIKTIHQLDLKLGLKGVVLESDFDDGMALAVGGSAELPIADKISVFAHLYYASGKLSFNDLEKYQEWSMGVKAKVIKNGEISLGYGSIEVDTDHVKNAELEDGVVFKIAFGF; encoded by the coding sequence ATGATAATAAAAAACCTGTTAAAAAGTGTGGTGCTATGTAGTGCCTGTATAAGCTATAACGCTATTGCCGATAATTTTAACCTCAGTATCAGTGATGAAAGCTTTGGTATAGGTGCTAGTTTTGATCCTGTGGGCGAAAACTCCTCGGTTGACATCAATTTGTTGCACGATGACGATTTCGACTTATTGCGCCTAGGCTTTTATGTTGATGTGATAGCCGATCAAAGTGACATCAAAACCATACACCAGCTAGACCTTAAGCTAGGTTTAAAAGGTGTGGTGCTGGAAAGTGATTTTGATGATGGCATGGCTTTAGCCGTCGGTGGTTCAGCGGAATTACCCATAGCTGATAAAATCTCTGTCTTTGCCCACCTGTATTATGCCTCAGGAAAGTTATCTTTTAACGATTTAGAAAAATACCAAGAGTGGTCTATGGGTGTTAAAGCAAAGGTTATAAAAAACGGCGAAATTTCCTTAGGCTATGGCTCTATAGAGGTTGATACCGATCACGTTAAAAACGCAGAGCTGGAAGATGGCGTCGTATTTAAAATTGCTTTTGGGTTTTAA
- a CDS encoding MBL fold metallo-hydrolase, with the protein MKSIVAGECVQLSKLVRRITAPNPGVMTGPGTNSYLIGRQQIAVVDPGPADPSHIAAILKACNGKLKWILVTHTHLDHSPAAQQLAQQTGAQLLGNVLAQNDGYQDESFKPSHSFQHDELFVCPEFSLRALHTPGHVNNHLCFFLEQEGLLLAGDHIMQGSTVVIIPPHGDMQAYMASLSLLLHYAIAAIAPAHGHIINEPVAEIEALLQHRLGREQQLIATLQQLSPASLAQLTAQVYRNVDSALHPIAQLSLWAHLLKLEKESVVNCQQDLWQLCDGMNDKTTNKGEGL; encoded by the coding sequence GTGAAATCTATTGTTGCCGGTGAATGCGTACAGCTGTCAAAGCTGGTGCGACGTATTACGGCCCCTAATCCTGGCGTGATGACTGGGCCGGGCACCAATAGCTATTTAATAGGCAGGCAACAGATAGCCGTAGTCGATCCAGGCCCCGCCGACCCCAGCCATATTGCAGCCATCCTAAAGGCCTGTAATGGCAAGCTTAAATGGATTTTAGTCACCCATACCCATCTCGATCACTCGCCGGCAGCACAGCAATTAGCGCAGCAAACCGGTGCCCAATTGTTGGGTAATGTGTTGGCTCAAAATGATGGCTACCAAGATGAGAGCTTTAAACCCAGCCATAGCTTTCAGCATGATGAGTTGTTTGTTTGTCCGGAGTTTAGCCTGAGGGCTTTGCATACACCGGGACATGTTAATAATCACCTGTGTTTTTTTTTAGAGCAAGAAGGGCTGCTGTTGGCCGGCGACCATATAATGCAAGGTTCAACGGTGGTGATTATCCCGCCCCACGGTGATATGCAGGCCTATATGGCTTCACTTAGCTTGCTGCTACACTATGCAATTGCCGCTATAGCGCCAGCCCACGGCCATATTATTAACGAGCCTGTGGCTGAAATTGAGGCTTTGTTACAGCATCGCTTAGGTAGAGAGCAGCAATTGATAGCCACCTTGCAGCAGCTATCCCCAGCCAGCTTGGCGCAATTAACAGCTCAGGTTTATCGCAATGTCGATAGTGCCTTACACCCTATCGCGCAATTATCGCTATGGGCGCATTTACTGAAATTAGAAAAAGAATCCGTTGTAAACTGCCAGCAAGATCTATGGCAACTGTGCGACGGTATGAATGATAAAACAACGAATAAAGGAGAGGGCTTATGA
- the fabV gene encoding enoyl-ACP reductase FabV, with translation MIIKPRVRGFLCVTTHPTGCAANVKRQIDYVTANGRIENGPKKVLVIGASTGYGLASRITAAFGSGAATLGLFFEKEGTEKKTGSAGWYNSAGFHHYAEAEGLYAKSINGDAFSDEIKQKTIDVIKEDLGQVDLVVYSLASPVRKHPKTEVLHRSTLKPIGQDVVQTGIDTDKNLLKQFTIEAASQEEIDNTVAVMGGEDWQMWIDALDEAGVLAPGAKTTAYTYLGDQITQDIYWDGTIGAAKKDLDKKVLSIRKKLAAHGGDARVSVLKAVVTQASSAIPVMPLYLGLLFKVMKEEGTHENCIEQIDLLFRESLYGDTPRLDEEGRLRADYKELLPEIQRKVEGLWAQINDENLFEISDMQGYKDEFLKLFGFGFDEVDYESDVDPVVPIKNVV, from the coding sequence ATGATTATCAAGCCACGCGTACGCGGTTTTTTGTGTGTTACCACTCACCCCACTGGCTGTGCAGCCAATGTTAAGCGCCAAATTGATTATGTAACAGCCAATGGCCGCATAGAAAACGGCCCTAAAAAGGTACTAGTGATAGGGGCATCTACCGGTTACGGCTTGGCCTCACGTATTACCGCAGCCTTTGGTAGTGGTGCAGCCACCTTGGGTTTGTTTTTTGAGAAAGAAGGCACAGAGAAAAAAACAGGCTCAGCGGGCTGGTATAACTCGGCAGGCTTTCATCACTATGCCGAAGCCGAAGGCCTATACGCCAAAAGCATTAATGGCGATGCGTTCTCTGATGAGATTAAGCAAAAAACCATAGACGTTATTAAAGAAGACTTAGGCCAAGTGGACCTAGTGGTATACAGCCTGGCCTCGCCAGTGCGTAAGCACCCTAAAACCGAGGTGCTGCACAGGTCTACCTTAAAGCCCATAGGCCAAGATGTGGTGCAAACCGGTATTGATACCGATAAAAACCTATTAAAGCAATTTACCATTGAGGCTGCCAGCCAAGAAGAGATAGATAACACCGTAGCGGTTATGGGCGGCGAAGATTGGCAGATGTGGATAGATGCCTTAGATGAGGCGGGTGTTTTGGCGCCGGGCGCGAAAACCACCGCTTACACCTACTTAGGGGACCAAATTACCCAAGATATCTACTGGGATGGCACTATAGGTGCGGCCAAAAAAGATTTAGATAAAAAAGTACTTTCTATACGTAAAAAGCTAGCCGCCCATGGTGGTGATGCTCGGGTATCGGTATTAAAAGCCGTGGTCACCCAAGCCAGCTCAGCCATTCCTGTTATGCCACTTTATTTAGGTTTACTGTTTAAAGTGATGAAAGAGGAAGGTACGCACGAAAACTGCATAGAACAAATCGACTTGCTGTTCCGCGAAAGCCTTTACGGCGATACCCCGCGGCTTGACGAAGAAGGCCGCTTACGTGCCGACTACAAAGAATTGTTGCCGGAAATACAGCGTAAAGTTGAGGGCCTATGGGCGCAAATCAATGATGAAAACCTATTCGAAATCAGTGATATGCAGGGCTATAAAGACGAGTTTTTAAAATTGTTTGGCTTCGGTTTTGATGAAGTAGATTACGAATCCGATGTGGACCCCGTAGTACCGATTAAAAACGTAGTATAA
- a CDS encoding tRNA-(ms[2]io[6]A)-hydroxylase: MSKVNLAYQTPAEWTATVLADFDRFLLDHATAEKKASGMAMSMLSHYPDKIELVHAMADLAIEEMTHFREVIKLVHERGGQADKDGKDPYVNEFRTAFRRGKEEYFLDRMLVGAIIEARGAERFGLIADALQPGKLKTFYVAISRSEQRHEGLFVDLAYLYFDKAEVDIRLAELIAIEAEIVKALPHRAALH; encoded by the coding sequence ATGAGCAAAGTAAATTTAGCCTATCAAACCCCTGCCGAATGGACTGCCACGGTTCTCGCCGACTTTGATCGTTTTTTACTCGATCACGCCACTGCCGAGAAAAAGGCCTCCGGTATGGCGATGTCTATGCTCTCCCACTACCCCGACAAGATAGAGTTAGTACACGCCATGGCCGATCTAGCCATAGAGGAGATGACCCATTTTCGCGAGGTTATCAAGCTGGTGCACGAGCGTGGTGGCCAAGCTGATAAAGACGGGAAAGACCCCTATGTTAACGAGTTCCGCACAGCCTTTAGGCGTGGCAAAGAGGAGTATTTTCTCGACCGCATGCTGGTGGGTGCCATTATCGAGGCCCGTGGCGCCGAGCGCTTTGGCCTTATTGCTGACGCCTTGCAGCCGGGTAAGCTAAAAACCTTTTATGTAGCTATTAGCCGCTCCGAACAGCGCCACGAGGGCTTGTTTGTAGACCTAGCCTATCTCTATTTTGATAAGGCTGAGGTCGATATCCGCCTAGCTGAACTGATCGCCATAGAGGCCGAGATAGTCAAAGCACTACCCCACCGCGCGGCCCTACATTAA
- a CDS encoding HD-GYP domain-containing protein produces the protein MPKSIAPKKLLIGELKPGMYVSSLDRPWIETPFLMQGFLITNEQDIEDIGKYCLFVYIDTAASISQAKDLAAAKGCNKETIRQLFPHRKLRSHSDSNSIDVELRKARPILETFTHTVSSIFNNAHQHAPIDIAEVRLAITPMVNSIIRNPDACIWLTRLRKSDDYTYQHAISASIWAVALGRHLGLPKADLQTLAIGVTLFDIGKMFLPSELIHKQGRLTDDEFTLIQSHVPLGLEKVIKSGGINNTIKDIIAYHHERYDGTGYPHRLKGDDIPIFARIAAIADCYDAITSTRPYAPAISPVTAIKKLYDWRGHAFQSELIEEFIQAIGIFPAGTLVELSSGEVGVVLAEYRTRRLRPKIIQLLDRDKHPLHTFKVIDLLTVTHDETGQALDIVESLEPGSYNLHLEDLNL, from the coding sequence ATGCCAAAATCGATTGCTCCAAAAAAATTGCTCATAGGCGAACTTAAACCAGGCATGTATGTTTCATCTCTGGACCGGCCGTGGATAGAAACCCCTTTTCTTATGCAGGGCTTTTTAATTACCAACGAGCAAGATATAGAAGACATAGGCAAATACTGCTTATTTGTTTATATTGATACTGCGGCCAGCATTAGCCAGGCTAAAGACCTAGCAGCAGCTAAAGGCTGTAATAAAGAAACCATTAGACAACTATTCCCCCACAGAAAACTGCGTTCACATAGCGACAGCAACAGCATAGATGTAGAGTTAAGAAAAGCCCGCCCTATATTGGAAACCTTCACCCATACAGTTTCTAGTATTTTTAACAATGCTCACCAACACGCCCCCATAGATATAGCAGAGGTCAGGCTAGCCATCACACCTATGGTGAACAGCATTATACGCAATCCCGATGCCTGTATTTGGCTAACCCGTCTGCGCAAGAGTGACGACTACACCTATCAACATGCCATATCAGCCTCTATATGGGCAGTCGCCTTGGGGCGCCACCTAGGCCTACCTAAAGCCGATTTACAAACACTGGCCATAGGTGTCACCTTATTTGATATAGGCAAAATGTTTTTGCCTAGCGAGCTTATTCATAAACAAGGCAGGCTCACTGATGATGAGTTTACCCTGATACAATCTCATGTACCCTTGGGCTTAGAAAAAGTCATTAAAAGCGGCGGCATTAACAACACCATTAAAGATATCATCGCCTATCATCACGAGCGCTACGATGGCACGGGCTACCCTCATCGCTTAAAAGGTGATGACATTCCCATTTTCGCGCGCATAGCCGCCATTGCTGACTGCTATGATGCTATTACCTCAACCCGGCCTTATGCCCCAGCTATCTCACCCGTCACTGCCATCAAAAAACTTTATGACTGGCGCGGACATGCTTTTCAGTCAGAGCTGATTGAAGAATTTATTCAAGCGATAGGCATATTCCCTGCCGGCACGCTAGTAGAGCTTAGCAGCGGTGAAGTGGGGGTAGTATTAGCCGAATATCGAACACGCCGTTTACGCCCTAAAATAATCCAACTACTCGATAGAGACAAACATCCGCTGCACACCTTTAAAGTTATTGATTTACTCACAGTAACCCATGATGAAACAGGGCAAGCCCTAGATATCGTCGAAAGCTTAGAACCTGGCAGCTATAATCTGCACTTAGAAGATCTAAATTTATAA